A genomic region of Chryseobacterium sp. KACC 21268 contains the following coding sequences:
- a CDS encoding TolC family protein, which yields MNLKNLIILAGVAGFFYSCKVTDTYKNPEVEQSRKDNLFRQKTNNDSTSVANVQWKQIFTDEKLQGIINKTIQNNLDLKIAVTRIQEASAVFKQSKLQNLPSVDGVASITETKNSGAAQGGNFVMPDLLVYRLGISTGWEIDVWGRIKALKNSAYAGFLQTDAAKRAVQTQMVAQAASLYYQLISLDKQLEITKQTIELRKKDVETVELLMDAAYLTGADVEQSKANLYSAQLTVPDLELQIQQTENALTILMNDNPQSIERNSIDSQVVYTDLKTGVPASLLKNRPDVQAAELTFRQAFENKNMAMAQVYPTISITGTLGLSSRTLESFFTNSLFYTLGGTVTQNIFQMGTRKAQVRIMEARKMQAYYTFEKTLLTAGSEVSNSLLSYQKAKEKETTRQLQIQSLEKALEYNKELLTYSSNTNYVNVLTSEQSLLQARLSGVNDKLQQLQAVTEFYRALGGGQF from the coding sequence ATGAATTTAAAAAATCTAATCATATTAGCAGGTGTCGCTGGTTTCTTTTACTCGTGTAAAGTCACAGATACTTATAAAAATCCCGAGGTCGAGCAAAGCCGAAAGGACAATCTCTTCCGACAAAAAACCAACAACGACAGCACGTCTGTCGCAAATGTGCAGTGGAAGCAGATTTTCACCGATGAAAAACTTCAAGGGATTATCAATAAGACCATTCAGAACAATCTGGATTTAAAAATAGCTGTGACCAGGATTCAGGAAGCCAGCGCGGTTTTCAAACAATCGAAACTGCAAAATCTTCCAAGTGTAGATGGTGTTGCCTCGATTACAGAAACTAAAAACAGTGGCGCAGCGCAAGGTGGCAACTTTGTAATGCCTGATTTATTGGTTTACAGATTGGGGATTTCCACAGGTTGGGAAATAGATGTTTGGGGAAGAATCAAAGCACTGAAAAACTCAGCTTACGCAGGATTTCTTCAGACCGACGCAGCGAAACGTGCTGTCCAGACACAAATGGTTGCTCAGGCCGCCAGTTTGTATTATCAATTGATTTCTTTAGATAAACAATTGGAAATCACCAAGCAAACCATCGAACTCCGTAAAAAAGATGTGGAAACTGTCGAACTTTTGATGGACGCCGCTTATTTGACCGGAGCAGATGTGGAGCAGAGCAAGGCCAATCTTTATTCAGCGCAGCTGACGGTTCCGGATTTGGAACTGCAAATCCAACAGACAGAAAATGCCTTGACTATTTTGATGAATGACAATCCGCAATCCATCGAGAGAAATTCCATCGATTCCCAAGTCGTTTACACTGATTTGAAAACCGGAGTTCCTGCATCACTACTGAAAAACCGTCCCGATGTTCAGGCTGCAGAATTGACCTTCCGACAAGCTTTTGAAAATAAAAATATGGCAATGGCGCAGGTTTATCCTACCATCAGCATCACGGGAACTTTGGGCTTATCGTCCAGAACTTTGGAAAGTTTTTTCACCAATTCTTTATTTTACACGCTTGGAGGAACGGTAACGCAGAATATCTTCCAAATGGGAACCAGAAAAGCACAGGTCAGAATAATGGAAGCCCGAAAAATGCAGGCCTACTATACATTTGAAAAGACTTTGTTGACGGCGGGCTCCGAAGTTTCAAACTCATTACTGTCTTATCAAAAAGCGAAAGAAAAAGAAACCACAAGACAACTTCAAATCCAGTCTTTGGAAAAAGCGTTGGAATACAACAAGGAATTGTTAACCTACTCATCTAATACCAATTACGTGAATGTGTTGACGTCCGAGCAATCCTTATTACAAGCCAGACTTTCCGGCGTTAATGACAAATTACAACAATTGCAAGCCGTTACAGAATTCTACAGAGCACTCGGAGGCGGACAATTTTAG
- a CDS encoding efflux RND transporter permease subunit, whose translation MFKKFIERPVLSTVISIIIVILGVLGIVTLPVSQYPDIAPPTVVVNTSYQGANADVILKSVIVPLEEQINGVEGMTYMTSSATNDGSGSVTVYFKQGVDPDIAAVNVQNRVSRANSLLPREVTQAGVTVLKRQSSNVLIFSLYSENPNYDMTFLQNYTNINIVPQIKRVTGVGDVTVFGSKDYSIRIWLDPNKMASYGLVPSDISTLLAEQNIEAAPGSLGDESDQSFRYTLKYKGRLTEIPEFDNIIIKATENGQTLKLKDVARVELGAQDYTGSSFTDGSPSIGMAVAQTAGSNAQEVIDQSIAVLEKAQESFPKGVKYVALVNANDFLDASIEKVIHTLFEAFILVFIVVFLFLQDWRSTLIPAISVPVAIVGTFFFLSIFGFTINLLTLFALILAVGIVVDDAIVVVEAVHSKLENGEKSPLRASVTAMDEISGAIISITLVMAAVFIPVSFISGSAGVFYKQFGLTLAISIILSAVNALTLSPALCAIFLKPHSHEEKKKNFLERFFTNFNIIFDAMVKKYTRGILFLLKKKWIAFAGLAVFAGIFVWLMNTTPKSFVPSEDMGGIFMDISLPIGSNENRTKEVMQKVENIVKKQPEVLHIFKVSGRGMISGSGSNNGMLIVKLKDWKDRTDKGTDLQSFVARMYKETAGIKDAKMTFFGRPTLQGFGNAAGFEMQIQDQKGGSIADLTKVTNDFIDKMNQQPDIQRTFTSFNPNYPQYMIDIDIAATKAAGFSVNDILTTMQGYYGGVYASNVNLFGKQYRVIYQAPFEDRENLESFNMIQVRNANGEMAPLSRFITAKRVYGPQAIGRFNLFTAISLNGTPNPGFSSGDAINTVERVAKETLPQGYGFEFSGLTREEVTAGGQTVYIFILCCVFVYFLLAAQYESYILPFAVMLSLPVGLAGVMMFSSWIGGSNNIYTQISLIMLIGLLAKNAILIVEFALDARKKGYTIAHAAISGAKQRLRPILMTSFAFIFGLIPLAISTGAGAVGNQSIGIGAIGGMLFGTIFGVFFIPILFAIFMYLQEKVSSKKVSDKYEGELSE comes from the coding sequence ATGTTTAAAAAATTTATAGAACGTCCGGTATTATCCACCGTAATTTCCATTATCATCGTGATTCTCGGTGTTTTGGGGATTGTGACCTTGCCGGTTTCCCAATATCCAGATATTGCACCGCCAACGGTCGTGGTGAATACAAGTTACCAGGGTGCGAACGCCGACGTAATTCTCAAAAGTGTTATCGTTCCGCTGGAAGAGCAGATCAATGGGGTAGAAGGAATGACGTATATGACCTCCTCCGCCACCAATGACGGTTCTGGTTCGGTGACTGTTTATTTCAAGCAGGGTGTTGATCCAGATATTGCGGCGGTAAACGTTCAGAACAGGGTTTCCAGAGCCAACTCACTTTTACCGAGAGAGGTGACACAAGCGGGAGTTACGGTTTTGAAGAGACAAAGTTCCAACGTTTTGATCTTCTCCCTTTACAGTGAGAATCCGAATTACGATATGACCTTCCTTCAAAACTATACCAATATCAACATCGTTCCGCAGATCAAAAGGGTAACGGGTGTTGGTGATGTGACGGTTTTCGGTTCCAAGGACTATTCGATCAGAATTTGGCTGGACCCAAACAAGATGGCTTCTTATGGCTTGGTTCCTTCCGATATCAGCACACTTTTGGCTGAACAGAATATCGAAGCGGCGCCGGGAAGTTTAGGTGACGAAAGTGACCAGAGTTTCCGTTATACTTTGAAATATAAAGGTAGATTGACCGAAATTCCGGAATTTGACAATATTATTATCAAAGCGACTGAGAACGGACAAACTTTAAAGTTAAAAGACGTTGCCAGAGTGGAACTTGGTGCTCAGGATTATACAGGAAGCAGTTTTACAGATGGAAGTCCTTCCATTGGTATGGCTGTGGCGCAGACGGCAGGTTCCAATGCGCAGGAAGTGATCGACCAATCGATCGCGGTTCTTGAGAAAGCACAGGAATCTTTTCCGAAAGGTGTGAAATATGTTGCGCTTGTCAACGCCAACGACTTTTTGGATGCGTCCATTGAAAAAGTAATTCACACATTGTTTGAAGCTTTTATCCTTGTATTCATAGTGGTTTTCCTTTTTCTTCAGGATTGGCGTTCAACATTGATTCCGGCGATTTCGGTTCCGGTGGCGATTGTAGGAACGTTTTTCTTTTTAAGTATTTTCGGATTTACCATTAATCTATTGACACTTTTCGCCTTGATTTTAGCAGTAGGAATTGTGGTCGATGATGCGATTGTGGTCGTAGAAGCCGTTCACAGCAAACTTGAAAATGGCGAAAAATCACCACTTCGAGCTTCGGTAACTGCGATGGACGAGATCAGTGGCGCGATTATCAGTATTACGTTGGTAATGGCGGCGGTTTTCATTCCGGTGAGTTTTATCTCTGGTTCTGCCGGGGTTTTCTACAAACAGTTTGGATTGACCTTAGCGATTTCGATTATCTTATCAGCCGTCAACGCATTGACATTAAGTCCGGCTTTATGTGCGATTTTCCTTAAGCCACATTCTCACGAAGAGAAGAAAAAGAATTTCCTCGAAAGATTCTTTACCAATTTCAACATCATTTTTGATGCGATGGTCAAAAAATATACGAGAGGGATTTTGTTTTTATTAAAGAAAAAATGGATTGCTTTCGCAGGTCTCGCGGTTTTCGCTGGAATCTTCGTTTGGCTAATGAATACGACACCGAAATCCTTCGTTCCGAGTGAAGATATGGGTGGGATTTTTATGGATATCTCGCTTCCAATCGGTTCCAATGAAAACAGGACGAAGGAAGTGATGCAAAAGGTGGAAAACATCGTCAAAAAACAACCGGAAGTTCTGCACATCTTTAAAGTTTCTGGTCGGGGGATGATAAGTGGAAGTGGTTCCAACAACGGAATGCTCATCGTCAAACTAAAAGACTGGAAAGACAGAACCGATAAAGGTACCGACCTTCAATCTTTTGTTGCGAGAATGTACAAAGAAACCGCTGGAATTAAGGATGCAAAAATGACTTTCTTCGGAAGACCAACGCTTCAAGGTTTTGGTAATGCCGCAGGTTTCGAGATGCAGATTCAGGACCAGAAAGGTGGAAGCATCGCCGACTTGACCAAAGTGACCAATGACTTCATCGATAAAATGAATCAGCAACCCGATATTCAAAGAACGTTCACATCTTTCAATCCGAACTATCCGCAATATATGATTGATATTGATATTGCCGCAACGAAAGCCGCAGGATTCTCTGTTAATGATATCTTGACGACAATGCAAGGTTATTACGGTGGTGTTTACGCTTCCAATGTCAATCTTTTCGGTAAACAATATCGTGTGATTTATCAAGCGCCTTTCGAAGACAGAGAAAATCTGGAAAGTTTTAATATGATTCAGGTTCGAAACGCCAATGGCGAAATGGCTCCTTTGAGCAGATTCATCACAGCAAAAAGAGTTTACGGACCGCAGGCAATCGGCCGATTCAATCTATTTACAGCCATCTCTCTGAACGGAACACCAAATCCTGGTTTCTCTTCTGGAGATGCAATCAACACCGTAGAAAGAGTGGCGAAGGAAACTTTACCTCAAGGTTACGGCTTCGAATTTTCCGGATTGACGAGAGAGGAAGTTACCGCTGGAGGACAAACGGTTTACATCTTCATCTTATGTTGTGTATTCGTTTATTTCCTTTTGGCAGCGCAATATGAGAGTTATATCTTACCATTTGCAGTAATGTTGTCATTGCCGGTTGGTTTGGCTGGCGTAATGATGTTCAGCAGCTGGATTGGTGGTTCTAATAATATCTACACGCAGATTTCCCTCATTATGCTAATCGGACTCTTAGCGAAAAATGCGATTCTAATTGTAGAATTTGCCCTAGATGCAAGGAAAAAAGGTTACACGATTGCACACGCAGCAATCAGTGGTGCGAAACAAAGGCTTCGTCCGATTTTGATGACCTCATTCGCGTTCATTTTCGGTTTGATTCCATTGGCGATTTCAACTGGAGCAGGAGCGGTTGGTAACCAATCCATCGGAATTGGAGCGATTGGAGGAATGCTTTTCGGAACCATATTCGGAGTGTTTTTTATTCCGATTTTGTTTGCAATCTTTATGTATTTGCAAGAGAAAGTGAGCAGCAAAAAAGTGTCTGATAAGTATGAAGGCGAACTAAGCGAATAA
- a CDS encoding efflux RND transporter periplasmic adaptor subunit, whose amino-acid sequence MRNIALSFFVVLGLLTSCSKSENKDEKKELPPQPYQYIVAKSGPAENLTQYPARLEGIENVEIRPKIDGFVEKIYIDEGSQVSKGQLLFLIRNPQYEQSVLAAQATVNSARAAVATAQMQVTKTKPLVDKKIISAYELQSAELALKSAKASLAETQAQLTNAQVNAGYTKLYSPVSGVVGTLPYKAGSYISTATAQPLTTVSNVSKIFAYFSINEKQQLEFFKHAEGATIKEKLKNSPLVELLLSDGSKYDEKGKIESISGLVDPNTGSFSMRATFPNPKGLIRSGYSATVQLPNNMENVIIIPQAATYELQGKVLVYLIGADNKVKSTEVKVEDLPDGLTYAVTSGLKQGDKIVVEGIGLLKDETVVVPKETTLQNVIARK is encoded by the coding sequence ATGAGGAATATCGCGCTTAGCTTTTTTGTTGTTTTAGGTCTTTTGACATCATGTTCCAAGTCAGAGAACAAAGACGAGAAAAAAGAATTACCGCCTCAACCATATCAATATATCGTTGCAAAAAGTGGTCCCGCTGAAAATTTGACACAATATCCTGCCAGACTGGAAGGGATTGAAAATGTAGAGATCCGTCCGAAAATAGACGGTTTCGTGGAAAAGATCTACATCGATGAAGGCAGCCAGGTCAGCAAAGGACAATTGCTTTTCCTCATTAGAAATCCTCAGTACGAACAATCAGTTTTAGCAGCACAAGCAACAGTAAACAGCGCAAGAGCAGCAGTTGCGACTGCACAAATGCAAGTCACAAAAACCAAGCCTTTGGTTGATAAAAAGATCATCTCCGCTTACGAACTACAGTCTGCAGAATTGGCGCTCAAATCTGCGAAAGCATCATTGGCAGAGACTCAGGCTCAATTGACGAACGCTCAAGTGAATGCAGGTTACACCAAACTTTACAGTCCTGTGAGTGGTGTGGTTGGGACTTTACCTTACAAGGCTGGAAGTTACATCAGCACAGCTACAGCGCAACCGTTAACTACGGTTTCGAATGTTTCAAAAATATTCGCTTATTTTTCAATTAATGAAAAACAACAACTTGAATTCTTCAAACACGCAGAAGGTGCGACAATTAAGGAGAAATTAAAGAATTCTCCATTGGTAGAATTGCTCCTTTCCGATGGAAGCAAATATGATGAAAAAGGTAAAATAGAATCCATCAGCGGATTGGTAGACCCGAACACAGGTTCGTTCTCAATGCGTGCCACTTTCCCAAATCCAAAAGGTCTCATCAGAAGTGGTTATAGTGCAACGGTTCAATTGCCGAACAATATGGAGAATGTCATCATCATTCCACAAGCAGCGACTTATGAACTTCAAGGTAAAGTTTTGGTTTACCTGATCGGCGCTGATAACAAAGTGAAATCCACAGAGGTCAAAGTTGAAGATCTTCCAGACGGATTGACTTACGCCGTGACTTCAGGATTGAAACAAGGTGATAAGATCGTGGTAGAAGGCATTGGTCTTCTGAAAGATGAAACCGTGGTTGTCCCAAAGGAAACGACGCTTCAAAACGTGATCGCGAGAAAATAG
- a CDS encoding methyltransferase domain-containing protein, translating into MKKFTKFLLNKIPRPMLINLSIFLRPLIVLFFKGDNFTDPIDGKSYHKFLPYGYGKQRANALSPGTLSLERHRQMWLYLQNETDFFTAKLKVLHIAPEQEFLRKFKKMKNLDYTSADLFSPIVDVKADILDLPFADNTYDVIICNHVLEHIIDDRKAMSELYRVMKPKGWGIVQVPMRNSLETTYEDFTITDPKERQKHFGQYDHVRWYGMDYFDRLKSVGFEVDANFYSQKFSETEIKRFGLNRNEILPVVRKS; encoded by the coding sequence ATGAAAAAATTCACCAAATTTCTACTCAATAAAATCCCAAGACCAATGCTTATTAACTTAAGCATTTTTTTGCGTCCGTTGATTGTTCTCTTTTTCAAAGGTGATAATTTCACCGATCCGATTGATGGTAAATCTTATCACAAATTCTTACCATACGGCTACGGAAAACAACGTGCAAATGCGCTTTCGCCAGGAACTTTGTCATTAGAAAGACACCGCCAAATGTGGCTTTATCTTCAAAATGAAACTGATTTTTTCACAGCTAAACTGAAAGTTTTGCACATCGCTCCGGAACAGGAATTTTTGAGAAAATTCAAAAAGATGAAAAATCTGGATTACACGTCGGCCGATCTTTTCTCACCGATTGTGGATGTGAAAGCGGATATTTTGGATCTGCCTTTTGCAGATAATACTTACGATGTCATTATTTGCAACCACGTTTTGGAACACATCATCGATGATAGAAAAGCAATGTCCGAACTTTATCGCGTGATGAAACCAAAAGGCTGGGGAATCGTGCAAGTTCCAATGAGAAATTCTCTCGAAACGACTTACGAAGATTTCACGATCACAGATCCGAAGGAACGTCAAAAACATTTTGGACAATACGATCACGTTCGTTGGTACGGAATGGATTACTTCGATCGATTGAAAAGTGTTGGTTTTGAAGTTGATGCTAATTTCTATTCTCAAAAATTCTCAGAAACGGAAATTAAAAGATTTGGTTTGAACAGGAATGAGATTCTGCCGGTTGTGAGGAAATCCTAA
- the map gene encoding type I methionyl aminopeptidase — protein MIQLKTIEELRLMKQSARLVSQTLGMLAKEIKPGVTTLHLDKLAYDFIKDHGAEPAFLGYGGFPASLCISPNDQVVHGIPNTEPVKEGTILSVDCGVFWNGFVGDHAYTFEVGEVSAEDKKLLKVAKESLYKGIEQCVRGKRVGDISNAIQKHCEKEGYGVVRELVGHGVGRKMHEDPQVPNYGKPGSGKVLKDGIALAIEPMINLGTEKVKFHNDGWTVTTLDNKTSAHFEHDVCIINGKPVLLSTYDYIYEALGIKSDEEKAFQLDF, from the coding sequence ATGATTCAACTCAAAACAATAGAGGAGCTTCGGTTGATGAAGCAAAGTGCAAGATTGGTTTCCCAGACTTTGGGAATGTTGGCTAAGGAAATAAAACCAGGCGTTACAACTTTACATCTTGACAAATTAGCTTACGATTTTATCAAAGATCACGGTGCAGAGCCTGCCTTTTTAGGTTATGGCGGATTTCCTGCCTCACTTTGCATTTCGCCAAACGATCAAGTTGTTCACGGCATTCCAAACACAGAACCAGTAAAAGAAGGGACGATTTTGTCCGTAGATTGCGGTGTTTTCTGGAACGGATTTGTGGGCGATCACGCTTACACTTTTGAAGTCGGTGAAGTTTCTGCTGAAGACAAAAAATTGTTGAAAGTTGCGAAAGAATCTTTATACAAAGGTATAGAACAATGTGTGAGAGGAAAACGTGTTGGTGACATTTCCAACGCTATCCAAAAACATTGTGAGAAAGAAGGCTACGGCGTGGTTCGCGAATTGGTAGGTCACGGTGTTGGTAGAAAAATGCACGAAGATCCTCAGGTTCCAAACTACGGAAAACCTGGAAGCGGTAAAGTCCTGAAAGACGGAATTGCGCTTGCCATCGAGCCAATGATCAACCTTGGAACCGAAAAAGTGAAGTTCCACAATGACGGTTGGACGGTGACGACTTTGGACAACAAAACGTCTGCGCATTTCGAACACGATGTTTGCATCATCAACGGAAAACCGGTTTTACTTTCTACTTACGATTACATCTACGAAGCTTTAGGAATCAAATCGGATGAGGAAAAAGCGTTTCAGCTGGATTTTTAA
- a CDS encoding acyl-ACP desaturase: protein MHEKELQIEVMRSMEKNMDEFIASYLTPIEKIWQPSDFLPDSSSDNFKDEIEELQTFAREMPYDLFVTLIGDCITEEALPTYESWLMNLDGVNQEKNTGWTKWIRAWTAEENRHGDLLGKYLYLCGRVNMREMEITTQHLISDGFDIGTSSDPYKNFVYTSFQETATNISHRRVGTLAKQSGNKKLAQMCGVIAADEARHAKAYKDFSSRIFEMDASGMMLAFEDMMRRKIVMPAHLLRESGQKAGELWEHFSDAAQRAMVYTAQDYINILSDLLDEWKIDQMKNLNDQAERARDYLMKLPDRLQRISDRIKTPELPYSFKWVKS from the coding sequence ATGCACGAAAAAGAGTTACAGATAGAGGTAATGAGATCGATGGAAAAGAATATGGACGAGTTTATCGCATCATATCTTACACCGATCGAGAAAATATGGCAACCTTCGGATTTCCTTCCGGACAGTTCCAGCGATAATTTCAAAGATGAGATCGAGGAGCTGCAAACATTTGCCAGAGAAATGCCTTATGACCTTTTCGTAACATTGATAGGCGATTGCATCACAGAAGAAGCATTGCCAACTTACGAATCTTGGTTGATGAACCTCGATGGCGTAAATCAAGAAAAAAATACAGGCTGGACCAAATGGATCAGAGCTTGGACCGCAGAAGAAAACCGTCACGGCGACCTTCTCGGAAAATATCTTTACCTCTGCGGTCGCGTGAATATGCGCGAGATGGAGATCACAACGCAACATCTCATCAGCGACGGTTTCGACATCGGAACCAGTTCAGACCCTTATAAAAATTTCGTTTACACAAGTTTTCAAGAAACAGCAACCAATATTTCGCACAGAAGAGTAGGGACTTTGGCAAAGCAATCCGGAAATAAAAAATTAGCACAAATGTGTGGCGTCATCGCAGCAGATGAAGCAAGACACGCCAAAGCTTACAAGGATTTCTCCTCAAGGATTTTCGAGATGGACGCCAGCGGAATGATGCTCGCCTTCGAAGATATGATGAGAAGGAAAATCGTAATGCCTGCACATCTTCTTAGGGAATCTGGACAAAAAGCCGGCGAACTTTGGGAACATTTTTCCGATGCCGCACAAAGAGCAATGGTCTATACAGCGCAAGATTATATCAATATTCTATCTGATCTTTTGGATGAATGGAAAATCGACCAAATGAAAAACCTGAATGATCAAGCAGAAAGAGCCAGAGATTACTTGATGAAACTGCCAGACAGATTGCAAAGAATCTCAGACAGGATCAAAACACCGGAACTGCCGTACAGTTTCAAATGGGTGAAAAGTTAA
- a CDS encoding T9SS type A sorting domain-containing protein, with protein sequence MKKNLIFLMMLSGVMSFSQNCVYGVSSDTTGNGENITTGGNYEYTSASDFDVEFGKILTVNNVKFNALKGSSDLTYVNLYFYKDNAGRPGDLIKSFENVVPASQAFKYTLENNSAYEINVNLPSTFDLPKGKYYLSVKAKPGDATSASWEINNQETTKLGRFGYSKFDSDDWFGGYSYYDHVFQVSGICTSTGETQPDYGTATSQGNVSDAHEDGASMPGRSLADDIIVPDNTKFTLTNFKISTLQLGNIENATINIRSSVDDAPGEILFSFENIGPKTENYFGYWPVPGYPLEMVAVDLDFELPQAVELSQGKYFVEVKAKQVPFTDYLQWEATSQDGIGGYSYTSYDDGESWEINDGYNYVFQAIGYSKSSLAVNDFNKNNFSFYPNPVKNEMTIVSNQEAERILIYNTAGQLVKDATVSNNKVNVSNLTSGNYVGKVMLRNGKTETVKIIKQ encoded by the coding sequence ATGAAGAAAAATTTGATTTTTTTGATGATGCTGTCCGGTGTGATGTCATTTTCTCAAAACTGCGTTTATGGTGTTTCATCAGACACTACTGGAAACGGCGAAAATATTACCACAGGCGGAAACTACGAATATACATCTGCATCAGATTTTGATGTGGAGTTTGGGAAGATCCTCACTGTGAATAATGTGAAGTTTAATGCGCTGAAAGGTTCTTCCGATCTTACTTATGTCAATCTTTATTTTTATAAGGACAATGCTGGCAGGCCAGGAGATCTTATCAAGTCATTTGAAAACGTGGTTCCCGCTTCTCAAGCTTTCAAATATACATTGGAAAATAATTCAGCGTATGAGATCAACGTGAATCTTCCTTCAACATTCGATTTGCCGAAAGGCAAATATTACCTATCCGTAAAAGCGAAGCCTGGAGATGCTACTTCTGCAAGCTGGGAAATCAATAATCAGGAAACTACCAAGTTAGGCAGATTTGGCTATTCCAAATTTGATTCCGACGATTGGTTTGGCGGTTATTCTTATTATGATCATGTCTTCCAAGTTTCAGGTATTTGTACTTCCACAGGCGAAACTCAACCAGATTATGGCACAGCAACCAGCCAAGGCAATGTTTCCGACGCGCATGAAGATGGAGCCAGCATGCCGGGAAGATCGTTGGCAGATGATATCATTGTTCCCGACAATACGAAGTTTACGCTTACAAACTTTAAAATTTCAACATTACAATTAGGAAATATTGAGAATGCAACAATTAATATCCGTTCTTCTGTAGATGATGCGCCTGGAGAGATTTTGTTCTCTTTTGAGAATATCGGTCCGAAGACTGAAAATTATTTCGGTTATTGGCCAGTTCCAGGATATCCATTGGAAATGGTTGCTGTGGATCTGGATTTCGAATTGCCTCAAGCTGTAGAATTGAGCCAAGGGAAATATTTTGTTGAGGTTAAGGCAAAGCAGGTTCCTTTCACGGATTATCTGCAATGGGAAGCCACGTCTCAAGATGGCATCGGTGGATATTCTTATACTTCTTATGACGACGGAGAATCTTGGGAGATCAATGATGGATATAATTATGTTTTTCAGGCGATTGGATATTCCAAATCTAGCTTGGCAGTAAATGATTTCAATAAAAACAATTTCAGTTTCTATCCAAATCCTGTTAAGAATGAAATGACAATCGTTTCCAACCAAGAAGCAGAAAGAATTCTGATTTATAACACCGCAGGACAGCTTGTGAAAGATGCTACGGTTAGTAACAATAAAGTTAATGTATCAAATCTTACTTCAGGTAATTATGTTGGAAAAGTGATGCTTAGAAACGGTAAAACAGAAACCGTAAAGATTATAAAACAATAG